The following coding sequences are from one Granulicella sp. L56 window:
- a CDS encoding DUF4132 domain-containing protein, which produces MLIDARPLFIADTHPLAAEHRLLSEWLRESMALRPGQRYYQSVELKETPTGQTILASSPEVCRLIILAAIEQAEHWNAEALRIRDQAAPKQGNWNLGGEPAWVVAQGSRLRIQEVMGALLRRNLPMKRDDVLKLLALLVRTGYSYSLPIGYSSKTVERYLAQHELDEELATAIRKFAVMLRQSGDNDAKRTATRLEQLSSPSQEEPASGAPLPLKPAPTPVTAGDPHVLSPLKHLLGMLSADITIDTVTTTGPDRYAMSRESPLADEHAKLASLLEEKIQAAKWNTDLETFKVGKEILGRDDVARGRLLVAAVERHMASLLGPAIDYSEPTYWKAHSGLDGIVRGLGRDPVVLDRSMLFDVILYLAMRPSYASPRGGKLSESSDTSLFSLVDKLTSDGEDLREGERYVLSLWRSARVLGPCMGAMPEDVKRLTRWIADGASYFLVPGESWSDRLNADLAALPANQRENWIAVVHHALTATSARPSAKWQKSGLALVSVLGEPEFREKLERWLPQVTKGRSVKLVRDPRGVGDSIHDENATALRGFLWLLPMLTRRDGDARLVASIALSAFRKAPGVGPRAVKVGNAAIYTLSEMLGPQAMSQLAMLKVRVRFGTAQKEIEKAFDAAARALNLPRNEVEEISVPDCGLQSVGLREETFGDYRVRVEVNSSDVVTTWFDGKGKMLKAVPAAVKRDHAEDLKELQGDLKDLAMTISAQKERIDNLLIEQRTWLVQVWRERYLDHPLVGTIARRLIWKVNGNAATFVNGEAQDVAGNKVSIDANSMISLWHPVGHTADQVVAWRRQIEALAIVQPFKQAHREVYLVTDAEVRTERYSNRFAAHILRQHQFNALCGARHWKNKLRLMVDDEYSPAARELVSWGLRAEFWIEGIGDSFGQDTNEAGSYLRLASDQVRFYLIGATQNSAHAGGGGYRTRAFGAGEGGINEALRMADVPALVFSEIMRDVDLFVGVASIGNDPAWQDGGGENRYGTYWQNYSFGDLSTTAVARREILERLIPRLKIASKCVISDRFLVVEGTHRRYKIHLGSGNILMEPNDQYLCIVPDAKARAGTPQVYLPFEGDSTLSIILSKAFLLAEDGTIKDPVILRQLHS; this is translated from the coding sequence ATGTTGATCGACGCACGGCCCCTGTTTATTGCTGATACGCATCCTCTAGCCGCCGAACATCGGCTCTTGTCGGAGTGGTTGCGCGAATCCATGGCGCTTCGTCCTGGCCAGCGCTATTACCAAAGCGTCGAACTAAAAGAGACTCCGACCGGACAGACGATCCTGGCAAGTTCGCCAGAAGTTTGTCGGCTGATAATACTCGCGGCAATCGAGCAGGCAGAGCATTGGAACGCTGAAGCGCTCCGGATTCGCGACCAGGCCGCTCCTAAACAAGGAAATTGGAATTTGGGAGGCGAACCCGCATGGGTTGTCGCGCAGGGGAGTCGTCTGCGTATCCAGGAAGTTATGGGGGCGTTACTGAGGCGCAATCTGCCGATGAAACGCGACGATGTGCTGAAACTGCTCGCGCTACTAGTGCGCACCGGTTACTCCTACAGCCTACCGATTGGCTACTCGTCAAAGACGGTCGAGCGTTATCTTGCGCAGCACGAGTTGGATGAGGAGTTGGCAACGGCAATTCGCAAGTTCGCCGTTATGCTGCGACAGTCGGGCGACAACGATGCAAAGCGCACTGCTACACGCCTCGAACAGCTGTCCTCACCGTCTCAAGAGGAGCCCGCGAGTGGGGCGCCTCTGCCGCTGAAGCCGGCTCCTACGCCCGTAACAGCTGGCGATCCGCACGTTTTGTCTCCACTGAAGCATCTGTTGGGGATGCTGTCGGCGGACATCACCATCGACACAGTCACCACCACCGGACCGGATCGCTATGCGATGTCGCGTGAATCGCCTCTGGCAGACGAGCACGCGAAGCTGGCCAGCCTTCTGGAAGAGAAGATCCAGGCGGCGAAGTGGAACACGGATTTAGAAACGTTCAAAGTTGGCAAGGAAATACTGGGACGCGATGACGTTGCACGGGGACGACTTCTGGTCGCGGCGGTGGAACGCCACATGGCTTCGCTGCTAGGACCGGCGATTGACTATAGCGAACCAACGTACTGGAAAGCGCACAGCGGCTTGGATGGCATTGTGCGCGGGCTTGGAAGAGATCCGGTTGTACTGGACCGATCGATGCTGTTCGACGTCATTCTTTATCTTGCAATGAGGCCATCTTATGCGTCGCCACGCGGCGGCAAGCTGTCGGAATCGTCGGATACTTCTCTGTTCAGTTTGGTGGACAAGCTAACATCAGATGGTGAGGATCTGAGGGAGGGGGAGCGCTACGTCCTGTCTTTGTGGCGGTCTGCACGTGTGCTGGGGCCGTGCATGGGTGCCATGCCGGAGGACGTGAAGCGGCTGACGCGCTGGATCGCCGACGGTGCAAGTTACTTCCTCGTGCCCGGCGAGAGTTGGAGCGACCGACTCAATGCGGATCTGGCTGCATTGCCGGCAAACCAAAGGGAGAATTGGATCGCGGTTGTGCACCATGCGCTGACCGCAACATCGGCAAGGCCTTCGGCCAAGTGGCAGAAGAGCGGGCTTGCGCTAGTGAGTGTGCTTGGTGAACCTGAATTTCGTGAGAAACTTGAGCGCTGGCTGCCGCAGGTGACCAAAGGGCGGTCGGTCAAGCTCGTGCGTGACCCGCGAGGCGTGGGCGACAGCATCCACGACGAAAACGCGACAGCATTGCGGGGTTTCCTTTGGCTGCTTCCAATGCTTACGCGTCGCGATGGCGATGCACGATTAGTCGCGTCCATCGCGCTCTCGGCGTTCAGAAAAGCACCTGGCGTGGGACCTAGAGCCGTTAAGGTGGGTAACGCGGCTATCTATACGCTTTCGGAAATGCTTGGCCCTCAGGCGATGTCACAGCTCGCGATGCTCAAGGTGCGTGTGCGTTTTGGCACAGCGCAGAAAGAGATTGAGAAAGCCTTCGATGCTGCCGCCCGAGCTCTCAATTTGCCGCGCAACGAGGTCGAAGAGATCAGCGTGCCGGACTGCGGACTTCAGAGTGTTGGATTGCGCGAAGAGACCTTCGGCGACTATCGAGTTCGTGTCGAGGTAAATAGCAGCGACGTTGTTACCACGTGGTTCGATGGCAAAGGCAAAATGCTGAAGGCTGTGCCCGCCGCCGTAAAGCGCGACCATGCCGAAGACTTGAAAGAACTCCAGGGAGATCTCAAGGATCTCGCGATGACCATCTCGGCACAGAAGGAACGCATCGACAACCTCCTAATTGAGCAGCGTACTTGGCTGGTTCAGGTGTGGCGTGAGCGCTATCTGGATCATCCGCTGGTCGGAACAATTGCGCGCCGGCTTATCTGGAAGGTCAACGGCAACGCCGCGACGTTTGTTAATGGTGAAGCGCAGGATGTTGCGGGCAATAAAGTTTCCATCGACGCGAACTCGATGATTTCTCTTTGGCACCCTGTTGGCCACACCGCCGATCAGGTGGTCGCCTGGCGTCGGCAAATCGAAGCCCTGGCTATAGTCCAACCCTTCAAACAAGCTCACCGTGAGGTGTACCTCGTCACCGATGCCGAAGTACGCACTGAACGATACTCCAATCGCTTCGCCGCTCACATACTCAGGCAACATCAATTCAATGCGTTATGCGGAGCGCGTCACTGGAAGAATAAGTTACGCCTAATGGTCGACGACGAGTATTCTCCCGCTGCTCGGGAACTAGTTTCGTGGGGCTTACGTGCGGAGTTTTGGATCGAAGGCATCGGAGACAGCTTTGGACAGGATACGAATGAAGCCGGAAGCTACCTTCGCCTGGCCTCAGACCAAGTTCGCTTCTATCTCATTGGAGCCACGCAGAACTCGGCCCATGCTGGCGGAGGCGGCTATCGAACGCGCGCTTTCGGCGCTGGGGAGGGCGGAATCAATGAGGCGTTGCGGATGGCGGACGTACCCGCGCTGGTCTTTTCGGAAATCATGCGAGATGTTGATCTCTTCGTAGGAGTCGCATCGATTGGGAATGATCCGGCATGGCAGGATGGCGGCGGCGAGAACCGATATGGCACTTACTGGCAGAACTACTCCTTCGGAGATCTCTCCACGACAGCCGTCGCCAGGCGAGAGATCCTTGAGCGTCTGATTCCTCGGTTGAAGATTGCGAGCAAGTGCGTCATCAGCGATCGGTTTCTAGTCGTAGAGGGAACACATCGCAGGTACAAGATCCACCTCGGCTCCGGTAACATCCTCATGGAGCCGAATGATCAATACCTATGCATCGTTCCTGATGCGAAGGCTCGGGCTGGGACGCCTCAGGTGTATTTGCCCTTTGAAGGCGACTCGACGCTGTCGATCATTTTGAGTAAGGCTTTCCTACTCGCGGAAGATGGCACCATCAAGGATCCCGTGATTTTGCGACAGCTTCATAGTTGA
- a CDS encoding response regulator transcription factor, with protein sequence MASLAIMRILIAEDKRSLAGHMGRALEGEGHTIALAYDGDEALRLGKTNNFDLMILDVMLPRRDGFAVIKKLREDGLGTQTIIASARDSMEDIVCGLDAGADDYLTKPFALDVLLAKVRAASRRVPEPTVESIQFEDLIFKPHRYELQRGERVELLTRTECALMEILIRRARTVVPHGALIEEGWSSDADVSFDSLYVLIRALRAKITQPGELELLHTVRGVGYSLRCEAR encoded by the coding sequence GTGGCTAGTCTCGCAATTATGCGCATCCTGATCGCTGAAGATAAGCGGAGCCTTGCCGGCCACATGGGCCGCGCTCTGGAAGGAGAAGGGCATACGATCGCACTGGCTTATGACGGCGACGAGGCTTTGCGGCTGGGTAAGACGAATAACTTCGACCTGATGATTTTGGATGTGATGCTTCCGCGCAGAGATGGTTTCGCCGTCATCAAGAAGCTGCGCGAAGATGGGCTGGGCACACAGACGATTATCGCCTCCGCGCGGGATTCGATGGAGGACATTGTCTGTGGACTGGATGCGGGAGCGGATGACTATCTGACGAAGCCTTTTGCGCTGGATGTACTGCTTGCCAAGGTGCGGGCAGCTTCGCGTCGCGTGCCTGAGCCAACAGTCGAATCAATACAATTCGAGGACCTCATCTTCAAGCCGCATCGTTATGAGTTACAACGAGGCGAGCGTGTGGAGTTACTGACAAGGACCGAATGCGCGTTGATGGAGATACTGATACGACGCGCGCGGACTGTGGTTCCGCATGGGGCGCTGATCGAAGAGGGATGGAGCTCGGATGCCGATGTGAGCTTCGACAGCCTGTATGTACTGATCCGCGCGCTGCGAGCGAAGATTACGCAGCCTGGGGAGTTAGAGCTGCTGCACACGGTTCGCGGGGTGGGTTATTCGCTGCGGTGCGAAGCGCGATGA
- a CDS encoding helix-turn-helix domain-containing protein: protein MAGKNVVEFTRGRLQSSTQESNGLVFEPGRRKPPQRVTIAPEDKILVSREEAAQLLSISQRGLDYLVASKRLPTRRIGGRVLILVAELRKYARCDHPERIVS, encoded by the coding sequence ATGGCAGGAAAGAATGTTGTTGAATTCACCAGAGGTAGATTGCAGTCGTCCACACAGGAATCGAATGGGCTTGTCTTCGAACCAGGCCGTAGGAAGCCACCCCAGCGGGTGACCATCGCGCCCGAGGATAAGATATTGGTGAGCCGTGAAGAGGCCGCGCAACTTCTATCCATCAGTCAGCGTGGACTTGACTACCTTGTGGCCTCCAAACGCTTGCCGACCAGGAGAATCGGCGGACGTGTCCTGATCCTCGTCGCAGAACTGCGCAAATATGCCCGTTGCGATCATCCCGAACGAATTGTGAGCTGA
- a CDS encoding site-specific integrase — MANALSKKPKPIKGVYEHPLDSGIWWINYYVEGRRHREKVGRRSDAVTLYQKRKTDARMGVKLPEIRPRRAVLFEEIAEDALVYSKEHKASYPGDRSTIGKLLPVFGKTPVTEITPQSIKAYLDTRDDLTKTTINRYRGTLSMIFQEAIRNGKVEQNPARLVRLHREDNGRVRFVTYEEEALIRRIVRERCPIHESELTLALETGMRRGEQYSLEWDRVDLERRQLLLLRTKNGTARVVILTASAVKALEELRTRRNPDSKQVCLTRYGEPMISPRAWFELVMEEAIKKNPALHDVTWHIFRHTYISRLVMAGVDLRTVQELAGHKDIKMTTRYAHLAPSHKLAAVDRLAEHRRLQEFGETNQAAIQ, encoded by the coding sequence GTGGCAAACGCATTGAGCAAGAAACCGAAGCCGATTAAGGGAGTATACGAGCATCCCCTCGATAGCGGAATTTGGTGGATCAACTACTACGTGGAAGGTCGAAGACACCGCGAAAAAGTTGGCCGCCGCTCCGATGCGGTCACGCTGTATCAGAAGCGGAAAACCGACGCCCGCATGGGAGTCAAGTTGCCCGAGATACGGCCACGACGGGCCGTCCTCTTTGAGGAAATTGCGGAAGACGCTCTCGTCTACTCCAAAGAGCATAAGGCGTCGTACCCTGGCGACCGCTCCACCATCGGAAAGTTGCTTCCCGTCTTCGGCAAGACACCCGTGACGGAAATTACCCCACAGTCGATCAAAGCCTATCTTGATACGCGGGACGACCTAACCAAGACAACAATCAACCGGTATCGCGGTACGCTGTCGATGATCTTTCAAGAGGCGATCCGCAATGGGAAGGTGGAGCAAAATCCTGCTCGCCTCGTTCGCCTGCACCGCGAAGACAACGGTCGAGTGCGCTTCGTCACGTACGAAGAAGAGGCTTTAATTCGGCGGATCGTTCGCGAGCGATGCCCTATTCACGAGTCTGAACTCACACTGGCTCTTGAAACCGGAATGCGTCGGGGCGAGCAGTATTCTTTGGAGTGGGACCGGGTGGACTTGGAGCGTCGTCAGTTGCTCCTACTGAGGACGAAGAACGGGACAGCTCGGGTTGTAATCCTGACGGCCTCTGCGGTGAAAGCTCTTGAAGAGCTGCGGACCAGGCGCAATCCTGACTCGAAACAGGTTTGCCTTACCCGATACGGTGAGCCGATGATTTCTCCGCGAGCGTGGTTTGAACTTGTGATGGAAGAAGCCATCAAAAAGAATCCAGCCCTGCACGACGTGACCTGGCACATTTTCCGGCACACATACATTTCTCGGCTTGTAATGGCCGGAGTTGATCTGCGGACGGTACAAGAGTTGGCCGGCCATAAAGACATCAAGATGACGACCCGTTACGCTCACCTCGCTCCGTCACACAAACTCGCGGCTGTTGATCGACTCGCCGAGCACAGGAGACTGCAAGAATTCGGCGAAACTAACCAAGCAGCAATCCAGTGA
- a CDS encoding cell wall metabolism sensor histidine kinase WalK yields the protein MKRQASISLRLTTWFGSVFLIGWILFGAAMWLNLKQTLTQERKLTLTHRIDRLQYLLRKDQQANDAARNQDFEDFARATGKGLSEIFAADGLRAYGAPSQAAQDFPWPTVRGDSSERFVLVNAGDQPYLVLMRPFSLGGKDLFLLAAAPEAGSLLILERFWRGLLAAAPILLLISSASGYWVSRKALQPVDKITATARSISIRNLSERLPVAETGDELQRLAETCNAMLARLDTAVGQIRQFTADASHELRGPLSFTRTVAEVALRNPHIDSGSRRAFEDIVDEAAKAAVLLEEMLTLARVDAGSFHIILEPMDLTRVVEEACGLARPLADERNLLLSIARDSAQSVGVLGDFTSLRRLLWILLDNALKYTEAPGRIEVALNAVAGQAVLSIHNSGMGIAATDLPRIFDRFYRVDPSRSQVEGNGLGLAIAKWISEMHFAELSVVSAEQSGTTFQLMLPLHVL from the coding sequence ATGAAGCGGCAGGCGTCGATATCGTTACGACTGACGACGTGGTTCGGCAGCGTATTTCTGATTGGATGGATACTTTTTGGCGCGGCCATGTGGCTGAACCTGAAACAAACCTTGACGCAAGAGCGCAAGCTGACCTTGACGCACCGCATCGACCGCTTGCAGTATCTGTTGCGCAAAGATCAACAGGCGAATGACGCGGCGCGAAACCAGGACTTTGAAGACTTTGCGCGCGCAACGGGCAAGGGGCTTTCGGAGATCTTTGCCGCGGATGGTCTTCGCGCGTATGGCGCTCCATCGCAAGCGGCACAAGATTTTCCATGGCCGACGGTCAGAGGAGACTCGAGCGAGCGATTTGTGCTGGTGAATGCAGGCGATCAACCGTATCTGGTGTTGATGCGACCGTTCTCGCTTGGAGGCAAAGATCTGTTTCTGCTGGCTGCTGCGCCCGAGGCAGGAAGCCTGCTGATTCTTGAAAGATTCTGGAGAGGTTTGCTGGCTGCGGCGCCGATTCTGTTGTTGATATCCTCGGCCAGCGGCTATTGGGTAAGCCGCAAAGCGCTGCAGCCAGTAGATAAAATTACAGCGACCGCGCGTTCGATCAGCATCCGTAATCTATCGGAACGTTTGCCGGTTGCCGAGACCGGCGATGAGCTGCAGCGGCTGGCGGAGACGTGCAATGCAATGCTTGCTCGTCTTGATACGGCAGTGGGACAGATTCGACAGTTTACTGCCGATGCTTCTCATGAGCTGCGAGGGCCGTTGTCGTTTACACGAACCGTAGCCGAGGTGGCGCTGAGAAATCCTCATATCGATTCAGGCAGCCGGCGCGCCTTCGAGGACATCGTGGATGAGGCGGCGAAGGCGGCGGTACTGCTGGAAGAGATGCTCACGCTTGCTCGTGTCGATGCGGGATCGTTCCACATTATTCTGGAGCCGATGGATTTGACCAGAGTGGTGGAAGAGGCTTGTGGTTTGGCCCGCCCTCTGGCAGATGAGCGAAACCTTCTCTTATCGATCGCACGGGATTCCGCGCAATCGGTGGGTGTTCTGGGAGATTTCACCAGTTTACGCAGGCTGCTCTGGATTCTGCTGGATAACGCGCTGAAGTACACGGAGGCGCCGGGCCGTATCGAAGTCGCGTTGAACGCAGTCGCAGGACAGGCCGTTCTATCGATTCACAATAGCGGCATGGGGATTGCGGCGACCGACCTGCCGCGCATCTTCGATCGCTTCTATCGCGTGGATCCTTCGCGAAGCCAGGTGGAGGGCAACGGATTGGGGTTGGCGATTGCGAAATGGATCTCCGAGATGCACTTCGCGGAGCTCTCCGTGGTGAGCGCAGAACAGAGCGGCACGACCTTTCAGTTGATGCTTCCGCTGCATGTTCTTTAG
- a CDS encoding TonB-dependent receptor, which yields MSMNLVFASLVFTIGDCRRRLALCLLLCLSLLSSHSLAQSGRGTISGSVVDHAGAALAGAQLQLTPLNILGVTSQQGSFTLPAVPAGSYTITVSYVGFEPQKTHLELKPGQSLNLDLKLTVASRSEEILVTADRPHGEAEAINQTRTADNIVQVLPSEVITSLPNANVADAIGRLPSVSLYRIEGEGVYIQVRGTEPRLTNVTVDGITIPSPEPTVRQVRLDVLPSDLIEAVELNKTLSANQDANGIGGSVNLRTKEAGDLPTLNLYGNGGFTNIENGRSSYGVGGTAGKRFGATKRFGILGNAAFDYNGRGIDNIQPSLDPLSTFAQPFYDNDTIREYRYYRYRYGFAGSADYRLSDNASVYAHGIYSDFKDWGDKWYYEPVSTPLSATGALPSVTAASPAPKFYTSSKRPNASVGALILGGRDARANSLLTWELSAARSYEVDSAGNPKADFSWIGPSVFCNYSPSAQQNPNRPTFNTCDANNSPLQNANLWAFKDITTSTGSSTQLNLTAATSYAHNYTLGSHFGSFETGFKFTNAHKTQDATETVYDGWSTKANSAVTMAQLQGDFSNTDYYNGSYFGGKYGPVSDFNKAMAYTLTNFKGFVDAAKTAAATYPNIFHTVERITAGYVMNTIDFGNLHVQTGLRFEGTQMDTFGYKVLLTPTGGIPTGVANNPSYLDVLPSVQLRYRLTPDSALRAVYARGVARPDAYQLVPYVTEDSTASPVAVSIGNPSLRPEHANNYDLLYENYLRPLGMIQAGFFFKQLNAPQLLSTLPGNLDLSNFPVGYFPTALQAVIEQYPGDAITQYVNGQNAYLYGFELSYQQHLSYLPGVLRNLGVSANYSYTASREKGVPLRNDHPTLIDQAPNTWNLSGTYDTKRFSLRTGLAYNGQSLFSYNWVSPTLVSGADPSGLGPRGPSGDVYTLTHFQVDAQGSYRLVRGLSAVVSGLNLNNEVFGYYTGSSQFINQREYYKPTITAGIRYNFQHER from the coding sequence ATGTCTATGAACCTTGTTTTTGCGAGCCTTGTCTTTACTATCGGTGATTGCCGGCGTCGTCTCGCCCTCTGTCTGCTGCTCTGTCTCTCCCTGCTGTCCTCGCATTCACTGGCGCAATCCGGCAGAGGAACCATCTCGGGCTCCGTCGTCGATCATGCCGGAGCCGCGCTGGCCGGTGCGCAGCTCCAGCTCACACCGCTGAACATCCTCGGCGTCACCTCGCAACAAGGCTCCTTCACGCTCCCCGCCGTCCCTGCAGGAAGCTATACCATCACCGTCTCCTATGTCGGGTTCGAACCCCAGAAGACGCACCTCGAGCTCAAGCCCGGACAATCGTTGAACCTCGATCTGAAGTTGACCGTCGCCTCGCGGAGCGAAGAAATTCTTGTCACCGCCGATCGTCCCCATGGTGAAGCCGAGGCCATCAATCAGACACGGACCGCGGACAATATCGTGCAGGTCCTTCCCTCAGAGGTCATCACTAGTCTGCCCAACGCCAATGTCGCCGACGCTATCGGTCGCCTTCCTTCGGTCAGCCTCTACCGCATCGAAGGCGAAGGCGTCTACATCCAGGTCCGCGGCACGGAGCCTCGCCTCACCAACGTCACCGTCGACGGCATCACCATTCCCTCGCCTGAACCCACCGTCCGCCAGGTGCGCCTCGACGTTCTTCCATCCGACCTGATCGAGGCTGTCGAGCTCAATAAGACCCTCTCTGCCAATCAGGATGCCAACGGCATCGGAGGTTCCGTCAATCTGCGCACCAAAGAGGCCGGCGACCTGCCCACTCTCAACCTCTACGGGAACGGAGGCTTCACCAACATCGAGAATGGCCGCTCCTCCTATGGCGTAGGCGGCACTGCTGGTAAGCGCTTCGGAGCCACCAAGCGTTTCGGCATTCTCGGCAACGCAGCCTTTGATTACAACGGGCGCGGCATCGATAACATTCAGCCATCGCTCGATCCACTCTCCACCTTTGCGCAACCGTTCTATGACAATGACACCATCCGCGAATATCGATACTACCGTTATCGCTACGGATTTGCGGGCAGCGCCGACTACCGGCTCAGCGACAACGCCAGCGTGTATGCGCACGGCATCTACTCCGACTTCAAGGACTGGGGCGACAAGTGGTACTATGAGCCCGTCTCAACCCCCCTCAGCGCAACCGGCGCACTCCCCAGCGTCACCGCCGCTTCTCCAGCACCGAAGTTCTACACATCGAGCAAGCGTCCCAACGCCTCCGTTGGCGCCTTGATTCTCGGAGGAAGAGATGCTCGCGCCAACTCCCTCCTGACCTGGGAGCTATCGGCAGCACGGTCTTATGAGGTTGACTCGGCCGGCAACCCGAAGGCCGACTTCTCCTGGATTGGTCCCTCCGTCTTTTGTAACTACTCCCCCTCCGCGCAACAGAATCCCAACCGTCCTACCTTCAACACATGCGACGCCAATAACTCTCCCTTGCAGAATGCGAACCTGTGGGCCTTCAAAGACATCACCACATCGACCGGTTCCAGTACACAGCTCAACCTGACCGCAGCCACCTCTTACGCGCATAACTACACCTTAGGCTCCCACTTCGGCTCGTTCGAAACCGGCTTCAAGTTCACCAATGCTCACAAGACCCAGGACGCTACTGAGACCGTCTACGATGGCTGGTCGACCAAGGCCAACTCCGCCGTTACCATGGCCCAGCTCCAAGGCGACTTCAGCAATACCGACTACTACAACGGCAGCTACTTCGGCGGTAAGTATGGCCCCGTCTCAGACTTCAACAAAGCCATGGCTTACACCCTCACTAACTTCAAAGGCTTCGTCGACGCAGCCAAGACCGCTGCCGCTACCTATCCCAACATCTTCCATACCGTCGAACGCATCACCGCAGGCTACGTCATGAACACCATCGACTTCGGCAATCTGCACGTCCAGACCGGACTGCGTTTTGAAGGAACTCAGATGGACACCTTCGGCTACAAAGTCCTGCTTACGCCAACAGGTGGGATACCTACCGGCGTTGCCAATAATCCCTCCTACCTCGATGTTCTGCCAAGCGTGCAGCTACGCTATCGCCTCACACCCGACTCCGCACTACGCGCAGTCTACGCTCGGGGTGTCGCACGTCCTGACGCCTACCAACTAGTTCCCTATGTCACAGAGGACAGCACTGCCAGCCCTGTCGCAGTCAGCATTGGCAATCCCTCCCTGCGTCCCGAGCATGCGAATAACTACGACTTACTCTATGAGAACTATCTACGCCCGCTCGGCATGATCCAGGCAGGCTTCTTCTTCAAGCAACTGAATGCTCCGCAGTTACTTTCTACGCTTCCCGGCAACCTCGACCTATCCAACTTCCCTGTCGGGTACTTCCCAACCGCACTGCAGGCGGTCATCGAGCAGTATCCGGGCGATGCCATCACGCAGTATGTCAACGGCCAAAACGCCTACCTCTACGGCTTCGAGCTCAGCTATCAGCAGCACCTGAGTTATCTCCCCGGAGTTCTACGCAACCTGGGCGTCTCCGCGAATTACAGCTACACCGCATCGCGCGAGAAAGGCGTTCCCCTCCGCAACGACCATCCCACATTGATCGATCAGGCTCCCAACACCTGGAACCTCAGCGGCACCTACGACACCAAACGCTTCTCTCTGCGCACCGGCCTCGCCTACAACGGCCAAAGCCTGTTCTCTTACAACTGGGTCTCTCCAACCCTGGTGAGTGGAGCGGACCCAAGCGGCCTCGGCCCCAGGGGACCCTCCGGCGACGTCTACACGCTCACCCATTTTCAGGTCGATGCACAGGGCAGCTATCGCCTCGTTCGCGGCCTGAGCGCTGTCGTCTCCGGACTTAATCTCAACAACGAGGTCTTCGGTTATTACACCGGCAGCTCCCAGTTCATAAATCAGCGAGAGTATTACAAACCTACGATCACCGCCGGCATTCGATATAACTTCCAGCATGAGCGGTAA
- a CDS encoding site-specific integrase, whose product MAIYLRGKYLRYRFRFAGKQIDESTKTPSKTIAKEAEKQHRRALEAGYNNFKELRENRVRVLQEIIDEYLVGYRLRYRSATFAEYALGHVARLLGTKVVGDITDSSVLHYQEDRLREKAAPKSINEEVRFLLKMLGDPGELIRAQLKKTKQLKLAVHKRIGKAFDNAETEGLADRARKSRSPHLYPAFMLARNGGLRDTEIKTLTWEQIKFDARTVKVGRAKSEAGAGRVVPLNAEVYHALVEHRAWFTKRFGEIEDEWYVFPWGRPMPSDPKRHITSFKTAWKTTRKNAKVKGRWHDNRHSLITELAESGAGDETIMEIAGHVDRQMLLGLLEAVAAPRRRPRVQEGGSACAVSP is encoded by the coding sequence ATGGCCATTTATCTGCGGGGAAAATATCTTCGGTATCGGTTTCGCTTTGCGGGAAAGCAGATCGACGAATCCACCAAGACCCCATCCAAAACCATCGCGAAAGAGGCTGAAAAGCAACACCGGCGGGCACTCGAAGCGGGCTACAACAACTTTAAGGAACTTCGGGAAAACCGTGTGCGGGTTCTCCAGGAGATCATCGACGAATATCTGGTCGGATACCGGCTTCGATACCGTTCGGCTACTTTCGCCGAGTATGCCCTTGGGCATGTGGCTCGTCTCCTCGGAACGAAGGTCGTCGGCGACATCACTGATTCCTCGGTGCTTCACTATCAGGAAGACCGGCTGCGCGAGAAAGCCGCGCCGAAGTCGATCAACGAAGAGGTCCGGTTTCTGCTCAAGATGCTCGGCGACCCGGGCGAACTGATTCGCGCGCAACTCAAGAAGACCAAGCAGCTCAAATTGGCCGTCCACAAACGGATCGGCAAAGCTTTCGACAACGCGGAGACAGAGGGCCTCGCAGATAGAGCCAGGAAGTCACGTAGTCCCCATCTGTATCCGGCTTTCATGCTGGCTCGTAATGGAGGTCTTCGGGACACCGAGATTAAGACCCTTACCTGGGAACAGATAAAGTTCGACGCCCGGACGGTCAAGGTAGGCAGGGCAAAGAGCGAAGCTGGTGCGGGACGGGTCGTACCTCTGAACGCCGAGGTCTACCACGCACTCGTCGAGCATCGCGCATGGTTTACAAAGCGGTTCGGCGAAATCGAGGATGAGTGGTACGTCTTCCCCTGGGGCAGGCCCATGCCCTCCGATCCGAAGCGGCACATTACCTCTTTCAAGACGGCATGGAAGACGACGCGCAAGAATGCGAAGGTGAAGGGCCGCTGGCACGACAACCGGCATTCCCTCATCACAGAGCTTGCCGAAAGCGGCGCCGGCGACGAGACCATCATGGAGATCGCCGGGCACGTTGACCGCCAGATGCTGCTTGGCCTGCTTGAGGCGGTGGCGGCTCCGCGGAGAAGGCCCAGAGTACAAGAAGGTGGGTCCGCTTGTGCGGTATCGCCTTGA